A stretch of the Bacteroidota bacterium genome encodes the following:
- a CDS encoding SDR family oxidoreductase, whose protein sequence is MGKRIALVTGAGKGIGKAIVKKLIADNCFVIAIDIDENGGKKLLAEFGKDKLSFAKADITKEKIIQQLFQKIISKHKQVDILVNNAGVIRDNLIWNMTTAEFDTVININLKGTWLMCREAAIIMKRQNGGRIINISSRAWLGNRGQSNYSASKAGVVSLTRALALELGKYNVFVNAIAPGLIDTPLTQKLEKEILGKLIEAQPTKSMGKPEDVATAVSFLAAETTQFITGQTIYVDGGKSIGSNMI, encoded by the coding sequence ATGGGAAAAAGAATTGCACTCGTAACCGGCGCAGGAAAAGGTATTGGAAAAGCGATCGTAAAGAAACTCATTGCAGATAACTGTTTTGTAATCGCGATTGATATAGATGAAAATGGCGGCAAAAAGCTTTTGGCTGAATTCGGCAAAGACAAATTGAGCTTTGCCAAAGCCGACATCACCAAAGAGAAAATCATCCAACAATTATTTCAGAAAATTATTTCGAAGCACAAACAGGTTGATATACTGGTAAACAATGCCGGCGTTATTCGTGATAACCTGATCTGGAACATGACTACTGCCGAATTTGATACAGTAATAAATATAAACCTGAAAGGTACCTGGTTAATGTGCCGGGAAGCGGCAATAATTATGAAAAGGCAAAATGGGGGGCGAATCATTAACATATCTTCACGCGCATGGCTTGGGAATCGCGGACAAAGTAATTACTCCGCATCCAAAGCAGGTGTTGTTTCGCTTACACGAGCTTTAGCCCTCGAGCTCGGCAAATATAATGTGTTTGTAAATGCAATAGCCCCGGGGCTAATTGACACACCGCTTACACAAAAATTGGAAAAGGAAATTTTAGGAAAATTAATTGAAGCGCAGCCAACAAAGTCCATGGGAAAACCGGAGGATGTGGCAACCGCAGTTTCCTTCCTGGCTGCAGAAACGACACAGTTTATAACAGGTCAAACAATTTATGTGGATGGCGGTAAAAGTATTGGAAGTAATATGATTTAA
- the bcrC gene encoding benzoyl-CoA reductase subunit C → MKSLDAILKECEELAFDLNFSRAKKWKAEHKDRILVGYLPIYIPREIIHAASGLPVGIMGAGDRKQIIKGDAYYQSYICHLPRGIIEMALDTNLSGFDGFLFPAICDCVRNLSGMFKLSHKGKFQRYFDYPQNFDAFVGGTFYVQEMEKVMEDMYNINKVKVAEENINKAIILYNRNRKLIEEIYNIRQQYPWRLSAVETYFILRAGITIPVEEHNKILDQVLVYINEERGEPMDNIRVVVSGSFCEQPPVGLIKSIEMAGCYIVDDDFMLGSRWIQGEINSAADNPLKSLANAYINQSTFSSAYYDVGNPKGKRLVELAKARNADGIIFSAASFCDPALLDRPQMQKECDEAGIPHINFQFHENTGQFKVIKEQAGTFSDSIKLWA, encoded by the coding sequence ATGAAATCTCTTGATGCCATACTGAAAGAATGCGAAGAGCTTGCTTTCGATTTAAATTTTTCACGTGCTAAAAAATGGAAAGCGGAACACAAGGATCGGATTTTAGTAGGGTATCTACCGATTTATATTCCGCGCGAGATCATACATGCCGCAAGTGGTCTTCCGGTTGGCATCATGGGGGCGGGCGACAGAAAACAAATAATCAAAGGCGACGCCTATTATCAGTCCTATATTTGCCATTTGCCCCGTGGCATTATTGAAATGGCACTCGATACTAATTTAAGCGGGTTTGACGGGTTCCTGTTTCCTGCGATTTGCGATTGCGTAAGAAATCTTTCCGGAATGTTTAAGCTCTCTCATAAAGGAAAATTTCAAAGATATTTTGATTACCCTCAAAACTTTGACGCTTTCGTTGGTGGAACTTTTTACGTTCAGGAAATGGAAAAAGTAATGGAAGACATGTATAATATTAACAAAGTTAAAGTTGCTGAAGAAAATATAAATAAGGCGATTATACTCTATAATAGAAATCGAAAGTTGATCGAAGAAATATATAATATCCGGCAACAATATCCCTGGAGGTTATCTGCGGTAGAAACATATTTCATCCTCCGGGCGGGAATCACAATACCTGTTGAAGAGCATAATAAAATACTAGATCAGGTATTGGTTTATATTAATGAAGAACGGGGTGAACCAATGGATAATATTCGTGTTGTTGTTTCGGGCTCGTTTTGTGAACAACCTCCTGTCGGGTTAATAAAATCAATAGAAATGGCAGGATGTTATATTGTGGATGATGACTTTATGCTTGGGTCACGGTGGATACAGGGCGAAATTAATTCGGCTGCTGATAATCCTTTGAAATCCCTTGCGAATGCGTATATCAATCAAAGTACATTTTCATCCGCGTATTATGATGTGGGAAATCCGAAGGGAAAACGATTGGTTGAATTGGCAAAAGCGAGAAATGCAGACGGAATTATTTTTTCCGCGGCCAGCTTCTGTGATCCGGCTTTGCTCGATAGGCCGCAGATGCAGAAGGAATGTGATGAAGCGGGAATTCCCCATATCAATTTTCAGTTTCATGAAAACACAGGACAGTTTAAGGTTATTAAAGAACAGGCAGGTACATTCTCAGATTCGATTAAACTATGGGCCTGA
- a CDS encoding HAMP domain-containing histidine kinase: MPPNKNSSSNFIFITGLSLSLIIFAIDLLTPLGVADGIWYVGVMLLSMWANDKRYIVISALTGVVLIISGYFFSPPASVGAVAYIAIANRLLSIMVVITCAIVIVRYKKIERKAIEQHEVLQQLTADLKESNFYLEERVKERTVVLENALKNLKKSEEELQKSLEHEKELNELKTRFVSTASHEFRTPLATILSSLSLVSKYGEQNEKAKQNRHIDRIKSAVVHLTDILNDILSVSKLEEGGMTTSLEQFSIYNAVSDVVREMLLVAQPGQKIEYHHFGQDEIILDKKILKHILLNLISNSIKFSKEDCRISIKSEALHSNLILKVEDNGMGISDEDQVHLFERFFRGENVSAIQGTGLGLNIVAKYVELLNGKIDFTSKLGEGTTFIIKFDLNESVISSGQREMNLG; encoded by the coding sequence ATGCCGCCTAACAAAAATTCAAGTTCGAATTTTATATTTATTACAGGGCTATCCCTCTCGTTGATAATATTCGCTATTGACCTGCTTACACCCCTTGGTGTTGCGGATGGCATCTGGTATGTAGGTGTTATGCTTCTTTCAATGTGGGCTAATGATAAGAGATACATTGTTATCTCTGCCCTGACGGGAGTTGTACTGATAATTTCCGGGTATTTTTTTTCGCCGCCAGCTTCTGTGGGTGCGGTTGCCTATATAGCCATTGCCAATCGTCTGCTTTCTATTATGGTTGTTATTACATGCGCGATTGTTATTGTCAGGTATAAAAAAATTGAACGGAAAGCTATAGAGCAGCATGAAGTCCTGCAGCAATTGACAGCAGATCTTAAAGAGTCAAATTTTTATCTTGAGGAGCGTGTTAAAGAACGAACTGTTGTTCTGGAAAATGCACTTAAAAATCTTAAAAAGTCGGAGGAAGAGCTGCAGAAATCTTTAGAGCACGAAAAGGAATTAAATGAGCTTAAAACACGATTTGTTTCAACTGCGTCCCATGAGTTCCGGACACCTCTTGCCACCATTCTGTCTTCGCTATCCCTGGTCTCGAAATATGGTGAACAAAACGAAAAAGCAAAACAAAACAGGCATATTGACCGGATAAAATCTGCTGTAGTCCATCTTACTGATATATTAAATGATATCCTTTCTGTTAGTAAACTCGAAGAAGGAGGAATGACAACCTCATTAGAGCAGTTTTCGATATACAATGCGGTGTCAGACGTTGTCCGGGAAATGCTTTTAGTGGCCCAACCCGGGCAGAAAATCGAATACCATCACTTTGGCCAGGATGAAATTATCCTTGATAAGAAGATATTAAAACATATTTTATTAAACCTTATCTCAAATTCAATTAAGTTTTCGAAGGAAGACTGCAGAATAAGCATTAAAAGTGAAGCTCTCCATTCAAATTTAATTCTTAAAGTTGAGGATAATGGAATGGGGATTTCTGATGAAGACCAGGTACATCTTTTCGAAAGATTTTTCAGAGGAGAAAATGTTTCCGCCATACAGGGGACAGGCCTTGGACTCAATATTGTTGCAAAGTATGTGGAACTATTGAACGGGAAAATTGATTTTACCAGCAAGCTTGGAGAGGGGACTACGTTTATAATAAAATTTGATCTAAATGAAAGCGTAATATCTTCAGGTCAAAGGGAGATGAATTTAGGATGA
- the bcrB gene encoding benzoyl-CoA reductase subunit B — MANPQEAIKEKSMNLQKEMLAKQFHELSMAKELGKKVVYTFVPGNLTELILSFDMLPVYPEINALQSGMRKKSGSFIKDAEKIGFSEDVCTYVKCDIGMMLNGNIGPTGEKLPSPDLLLLSYTGCFTFLKWFENLERLYPGVPVAMLHTPYQEDGKITKDQIEYMVKQLKEDVIPKMEKVSGKKYDPSRLSKMMENSVKAEDLLVKVLESAKNVPSPIDAYFAGVYYIGPIFTAFRGTEESVNYYTELWNEVQDRMKLGLGPVTPEGEMKEQKFRLVVEGPPNWTNFREFWKIFYDMGAVIVASSYTKVGGVYDLGFRHDPKEPLESLSRYCMGCYTNMNLPQRVGLLEKYVKEYKADGFLINSIKSCNSFSAGQLMIMREIEQRTGVPVGFIESDLVDPRYFSYANIKNRLESYFQMLEQRKIILKQEGIAA; from the coding sequence ATGGCAAATCCACAAGAGGCTATCAAGGAGAAAAGTATGAATCTCCAGAAGGAAATGCTGGCAAAGCAATTTCACGAGTTAAGTATGGCAAAAGAACTTGGGAAAAAAGTTGTATACACTTTTGTTCCCGGAAATCTTACTGAGCTGATTCTTTCATTTGATATGCTCCCTGTGTATCCTGAAATTAATGCACTTCAATCGGGAATGAGAAAAAAATCAGGTTCATTTATAAAGGATGCTGAAAAAATCGGGTTTTCGGAAGATGTGTGTACATATGTAAAATGCGACATAGGCATGATGTTGAATGGAAATATCGGACCTACAGGAGAAAAGCTTCCCAGTCCCGATTTACTTCTGCTCAGTTACACAGGCTGCTTTACTTTTCTCAAGTGGTTCGAAAACCTGGAGAGGCTTTATCCGGGAGTTCCGGTTGCTATGCTTCATACGCCCTACCAAGAGGACGGAAAGATAACCAAAGATCAGATCGAGTATATGGTAAAGCAGCTGAAGGAAGATGTAATTCCTAAAATGGAAAAGGTTTCAGGAAAAAAGTATGATCCTTCAAGATTGTCGAAAATGATGGAGAATTCGGTAAAGGCCGAAGATCTGCTTGTAAAAGTTCTGGAAAGTGCAAAAAATGTTCCTTCGCCAATTGATGCATATTTTGCCGGGGTGTATTATATAGGCCCCATATTCACTGCGTTTCGGGGAACGGAAGAATCGGTAAATTATTATACAGAGCTTTGGAATGAGGTTCAGGATCGGATGAAACTTGGATTGGGACCGGTTACGCCGGAAGGCGAGATGAAAGAGCAAAAGTTTCGCTTAGTAGTGGAAGGCCCTCCAAACTGGACAAATTTTCGGGAATTTTGGAAAATATTTTACGACATGGGTGCAGTTATTGTGGCTTCTTCCTATACAAAAGTAGGGGGTGTTTATGACTTAGGATTCCGACATGATCCCAAAGAACCATTGGAAAGCTTATCCAGGTATTGTATGGGATGCTATACCAACATGAATTTACCGCAGCGTGTTGGCCTTCTTGAGAAATATGTGAAGGAGTATAAAGCGGATGGCTTCCTTATTAATTCCATTAAAAGTTGTAATTCCTTTTCGGCCGGACAGCTTATGATTATGCGTGAAATTGAACAACGAACGGGAGTTCCGGTTGGCTTTATCGAAAGCGACCTGGTCGATCCGCGGTATTTCTCATATGCGAATATTAAAAACCGCCTGGAATCGTACTTCCAGATGCTGGAACAACGAAAAATTATTTTGAAGCAGGAAGGCATAGCTGCCTGA
- a CDS encoding FAD binding domain-containing protein, which yields MEKYIRPKTVEEAVKLAHECGSDFSFIAGGTDVIVNTLHGNNSSSCLIDISDIDDMRQINRNGKHLKIGAAVSLDALKENPDIVSEFPLLIETSNAVATPVIRKTATIGGNILCENRCTFYNQTKWWRNAVGNCLKCNGDTCIATGGKKNCFSKFVSDMAIALISMNACVEVIEYSEGYMSRLEDIYSRNGINSLKIKRTSLIKAIYLPLHEEHRSRFIKLRPRESMDFGSLTSAVTINKQGKIKIVLGCIDPGPIVIEGNQSDNKEEMIRIAVKKSRIVDNDVYSREYRKEMITVFLNRSFKELQL from the coding sequence ATGGAAAAATATATCCGGCCAAAAACAGTTGAAGAAGCTGTAAAACTGGCTCACGAATGCGGAAGTGATTTTAGTTTCATTGCAGGCGGAACTGATGTCATTGTAAATACGCTGCACGGTAACAATTCATCATCCTGCCTGATTGATATATCTGATATTGATGACATGAGACAAATCAACCGGAACGGCAAACACCTGAAAATTGGCGCAGCCGTTTCCTTAGATGCTTTAAAAGAGAATCCGGATATCGTAAGTGAATTCCCATTGCTGATAGAAACCTCAAATGCAGTGGCAACGCCCGTGATACGAAAGACAGCTACTATCGGGGGGAATATTTTATGTGAAAATCGCTGTACATTTTACAATCAAACCAAATGGTGGAGAAATGCGGTCGGTAATTGTCTCAAATGTAATGGAGATACGTGTATTGCGACAGGAGGGAAAAAGAATTGCTTTTCAAAGTTCGTTTCTGATATGGCTATTGCATTAATTAGTATGAACGCATGTGTAGAAGTCATTGAATATAGCGAAGGCTATATGTCTCGTCTCGAAGACATCTATAGCCGGAATGGAATTAATTCTCTCAAGATCAAAAGAACATCACTCATCAAGGCTATTTACCTCCCGCTTCATGAAGAACACCGTTCGCGGTTTATAAAATTAAGGCCACGGGAAAGCATGGACTTTGGATCTTTAACTAGCGCAGTAACCATTAATAAACAGGGGAAAATTAAAATTGTATTAGGCTGCATTGATCCCGGACCAATTGTTATTGAAGGAAATCAATCGGATAATAAAGAGGAAATGATCCGGATAGCAGTTAAAAAGTCCAGGATTGTGGATAACGACGTGTACTCCCGGGAATACCGGAAGGAAATGATAACCGTATTTCTCAACAGGAGTTTTAAGGAATTGCAGCTATAA
- a CDS encoding molybdopterin-dependent oxidoreductase, which translates to MKELQLRINGSLITLLAEEHEMLSKVIREKVRLTGTKIGCEQGSCGACTVLVNGKPALSCITPAHRCGNAEIITIEALSKNGELHKLQQKFIEKGAIQCGFCTPGMVITALEFVSKTVNPSTEEIKTALSGNLCRCTGYKKIIEAVAEYSSEIAGGIVPSENIDTPELNTLNVIGKRKPYIESERKVKGTAEYADDIEIKNALHCKFLRSIYPHAKIESIDISAAAGMEGVHYIVTGKELPVTFGVLPISQDETALAIDKVRYVGEIVAAVAADTEALALEACRKIVVKYNTIKEFLHIEDSLNDVGTNEKIHEHCKFNNNIHKKAELRFGNQKQGLSESDVTSKMSFEFEGINHGFTEPHAATAFWNENGLTIISATQVPHYLHRSLARVMELPLSRVRVIKPYVGGGFGGKSDPFPHEIIISYLAKKIGRPVRVRLSREEVFITNHGRHPSKMTIEMGLSKDGTFTALDADIAIDGGAYGSFGVVTSYYNGVLLQAPYKLNNFGFRTFRVYTNKPQCGAMRGHGAVNSRFAVESVIDDLAHEIKMDPCELRMKNFLDSNTLTVGHYRITSNGSRESLLKVMEQSDWKKRFGKLEYGYGLGVGCGFFISGSALPIVWNELPQSVVHLKVDFDGRIVIASGASDIGQGSDTMLAMIVAEVLGISFDKIFVLSADTLLTPVDLGSYSSRVTFMAGNAAKNAAENLRTEICTAIAKKTRVAIEELNFSGNRIFSNNREINLTWDEAIDILTAHRGAVSVSGKYISPKLGGDFKGSGAGLSPSYSFGACVAEVKVDVETGSVKVLNVWGAHDCGKAINPLAVEGQLEGSWHMGIGQAMSEQMKYFNGLLLNNNFLDYKIPTTLDTPDIHTNIIESNDPEGPFGAKECGEGALHPVIPAIANAVFNAVGVRITRLPISAEDVLNKIKKKRLEKRAIV; encoded by the coding sequence ATGAAAGAACTTCAACTCAGAATAAACGGAAGTCTTATTACCCTGCTTGCAGAGGAACATGAAATGCTTTCGAAAGTGATTCGTGAGAAAGTAAGATTAACGGGGACTAAAATTGGTTGTGAGCAAGGCAGTTGCGGAGCATGTACGGTATTAGTTAATGGAAAACCAGCCTTAAGTTGCATAACTCCGGCTCACCGCTGCGGGAACGCTGAAATAATAACTATCGAAGCGCTCTCTAAAAACGGTGAACTCCATAAACTACAGCAAAAATTTATTGAAAAGGGTGCGATTCAGTGCGGATTTTGTACTCCCGGTATGGTAATTACCGCACTCGAATTTGTCAGCAAAACCGTTAATCCGTCAACAGAAGAAATTAAGACGGCTCTTTCAGGAAATTTATGTCGCTGCACGGGATACAAGAAAATTATAGAGGCTGTTGCTGAATATTCATCCGAAATAGCGGGAGGAATAGTTCCATCGGAAAATATTGATACACCCGAGTTAAATACTTTGAACGTTATTGGTAAACGAAAGCCCTATATTGAATCTGAAAGGAAAGTAAAGGGAACAGCTGAATATGCAGACGATATAGAGATTAAGAATGCCCTTCATTGTAAATTTCTGAGAAGTATTTACCCTCATGCCAAAATTGAAAGCATTGATATTTCTGCAGCAGCGGGAATGGAAGGCGTGCATTATATTGTAACAGGAAAAGAGTTGCCGGTTACGTTCGGCGTTCTGCCTATTTCACAGGATGAAACAGCACTCGCAATTGACAAAGTACGGTATGTTGGAGAAATTGTTGCAGCAGTGGCGGCTGATACAGAGGCCCTGGCTCTTGAAGCATGCAGGAAGATCGTGGTTAAATACAATACCATTAAAGAATTTCTACACATTGAAGACTCTTTGAACGATGTCGGAACTAATGAGAAGATACATGAACATTGCAAGTTTAATAACAACATACATAAGAAAGCCGAACTGCGTTTTGGAAATCAGAAACAAGGACTGAGTGAATCGGATGTTACAAGTAAAATGTCATTTGAATTTGAAGGTATTAATCATGGCTTTACCGAACCTCACGCTGCAACGGCTTTTTGGAATGAAAACGGGTTGACAATAATATCAGCTACTCAGGTTCCTCATTACCTTCATCGGTCGCTCGCCAGGGTTATGGAACTGCCACTAAGCCGCGTCAGGGTCATTAAACCTTATGTTGGCGGCGGGTTTGGCGGGAAAAGTGATCCTTTTCCTCACGAGATTATTATTTCTTACCTGGCAAAAAAAATCGGACGTCCTGTGCGCGTAAGGCTTTCCCGCGAGGAAGTTTTTATTACGAATCATGGCCGACATCCTTCAAAGATGACAATAGAAATGGGACTATCAAAAGATGGCACCTTCACGGCTCTTGATGCGGATATTGCGATTGACGGCGGAGCTTATGGCAGCTTTGGAGTAGTTACATCTTATTACAATGGCGTATTGCTGCAAGCTCCCTATAAGCTTAACAACTTTGGTTTCCGGACCTTTCGCGTGTATACCAATAAACCCCAATGCGGGGCAATGCGGGGTCACGGCGCTGTAAATTCCCGGTTTGCCGTAGAGTCTGTTATTGATGATCTGGCACATGAAATTAAAATGGACCCCTGTGAACTCAGAATGAAGAATTTTCTGGACTCAAACACTCTTACAGTTGGCCATTACCGCATTACTTCGAACGGAAGCCGGGAATCCCTGCTAAAAGTCATGGAGCAGTCCGATTGGAAGAAGCGCTTTGGAAAGCTGGAATATGGTTATGGTCTCGGAGTAGGCTGTGGTTTCTTTATCAGTGGAAGCGCTTTACCTATTGTATGGAACGAATTACCGCAATCAGTGGTTCACCTTAAAGTTGATTTTGATGGACGCATAGTGATCGCTTCCGGGGCAAGCGACATAGGCCAGGGCAGCGATACAATGCTTGCCATGATAGTGGCTGAGGTATTGGGTATAAGTTTTGATAAAATATTTGTCCTTTCCGCCGATACACTCCTTACTCCTGTTGACTTAGGAAGTTATTCAAGCCGTGTAACATTTATGGCGGGAAATGCCGCAAAAAATGCTGCTGAAAATCTCAGGACTGAAATTTGTACTGCAATTGCAAAAAAAACCAGGGTGGCAATTGAGGAGTTGAATTTTTCCGGCAATCGGATTTTTAGTAATAACAGGGAAATTAACTTAACCTGGGATGAAGCGATTGATATTCTTACAGCACATCGTGGTGCGGTAAGTGTGAGCGGCAAATATATCTCACCAAAGCTCGGCGGCGATTTTAAAGGATCAGGTGCGGGGTTGAGTCCATCCTATTCCTTTGGCGCTTGTGTGGCAGAAGTAAAAGTAGATGTGGAAACCGGATCTGTAAAAGTATTAAATGTTTGGGGAGCCCATGATTGCGGGAAGGCGATAAATCCGCTCGCTGTGGAAGGTCAATTGGAAGGCTCATGGCACATGGGAATCGGACAGGCAATGTCTGAACAAATGAAATATTTCAATGGCCTATTACTGAACAACAATTTTCTTGATTATAAAATCCCCACCACGCTCGACACCCCTGATATTCACACAAATATTATTGAATCAAATGATCCGGAAGGCCCATTCGGTGCAAAAGAATGCGGCGAAGGCGCTTTGCATCCGGTAATTCCGGCCATAGCAAATGCTGTATTTAATGCAGTAGGAGTCAGGATAACCCGTTTGCCAATAAGTGCTGAAGATGTATTAAACAAAATAAAGAAGAAGCGCCTTGAAAAAAGGGCTATAGTGTAA
- a CDS encoding XdhC family protein, with the protein MKDLYKKIAEAEAINQGVALCTVVNTHGSTPRKIGAKMIVYSDGQIYGTIGGGELERKVIGNALSTISEKRPKLYRHDLLNQHNMCCGGTVDIYIEPIMKMNKLYIFGAGHTGQALARYASNLNFEIVLIDERKEYINQCTTEEVNKMNIPCQKALQLLPFDENTFICIMTHSHPKDRDILAFCLKKPFAYLGMIGSRRKVEMTKKIFVQGLNIPEEKLETVDMPMGINIGAEGPDEIAFSILAKLILVKNNVKQWEKELHS; encoded by the coding sequence GTGAAGGACTTATATAAAAAGATAGCTGAAGCTGAAGCAATTAATCAGGGAGTGGCACTATGCACCGTTGTGAATACACATGGAAGTACTCCCAGAAAGATTGGTGCAAAGATGATAGTTTATTCCGATGGTCAAATTTACGGAACCATAGGAGGAGGAGAATTAGAAAGAAAAGTTATTGGTAATGCATTGTCGACAATTAGTGAGAAGAGGCCAAAGCTTTATCGGCATGATTTATTGAACCAACATAATATGTGTTGTGGAGGAACGGTGGACATTTACATTGAGCCGATTATGAAAATGAACAAATTATACATTTTTGGTGCCGGGCATACCGGCCAGGCACTTGCTAGGTATGCCAGCAATCTCAATTTCGAAATTGTTTTAATTGATGAACGTAAAGAATACATTAACCAATGTACTACTGAGGAGGTCAATAAAATGAATATACCCTGTCAAAAGGCATTGCAGCTGCTTCCATTCGATGAAAACACTTTTATCTGTATTATGACTCACAGTCATCCAAAGGACAGAGATATTCTGGCCTTTTGCCTAAAAAAGCCATTCGCATATTTGGGCATGATCGGGAGCCGGCGGAAAGTTGAAATGACAAAAAAAATATTTGTACAGGGGCTAAACATACCGGAAGAAAAACTGGAAACAGTTGATATGCCCATGGGTATTAATATCGGAGCCGAAGGGCCGGATGAAATAGCGTTTAGCATTTTGGCGAAATTAATACTAGTTAAAAACAATGTGAAACAATGGGAAAAAGAATTGCACTCGTAA
- a CDS encoding NTP transferase domain-containing protein, with protein MNNMTGALILAGGKSERMNFPKAYLLYQGETFLKRIVDRYWNAGIKNICVVLNSDFCSDEWSKYIDEVLPTSEIVRSPAREAGRFHSIKLGMERMMDMDCCFIQNIDNPFVNMETIKNLLENRNSYGYTIPSYQGKNGHPIVISKNIIRYVSSVIPDQDLNLRSVLSGFPRRNIIVNDEYILTNINTPDDYERAIEQKVKISEGLI; from the coding sequence ATGAATAATATGACCGGAGCACTCATTTTGGCAGGAGGGAAATCAGAACGGATGAATTTTCCGAAAGCCTATCTCTTGTACCAGGGTGAAACGTTTCTGAAAAGAATTGTTGACAGATATTGGAATGCGGGAATAAAAAATATCTGTGTTGTATTGAATTCAGATTTCTGCAGTGATGAGTGGAGCAAATACATTGACGAAGTACTGCCAACTTCTGAAATAGTCAGAAGCCCTGCACGTGAAGCCGGAAGATTTCATTCTATTAAACTCGGGATGGAAAGGATGATGGACATGGATTGTTGTTTCATTCAGAATATTGATAACCCCTTTGTGAATATGGAAACCATTAAAAATTTGCTGGAGAACAGAAATTCATATGGATACACTATTCCTTCTTACCAGGGCAAAAACGGTCATCCTATCGTAATCTCAAAAAATATTATACGGTATGTGAGTTCAGTAATTCCTGATCAGGATTTAAATCTCAGAAGTGTTTTGTCGGGGTTTCCAAGGCGGAACATTATTGTTAACGACGAATATATATTGACCAATATAAATACTCCGGATGATTACGAAAGGGCTATTGAGCAAAAAGTAAAAATAAGTGAAGGACTTATATAA